The Anguilla anguilla isolate fAngAng1 chromosome 2, fAngAng1.pri, whole genome shotgun sequence genome contains the following window.
acagcacagagcatcacagtgtagcacagtgtcacagcacagagcatcacagtgtagcacagtgtcacagcacagcacagggtatcacagcacagagcatctCAGTGTAGCACAGAgcatcacagcacagcacagcacaggacatcacagtgtagcacagtgtcacagcacagcacaaagcTTCACAGCGTAGCACAGGGTATCACAGTGTTCCCCCAGTCTGAGTGCAGGGGCTTCCCCAGGAAGTGCTAAGAACAGCCCTACTCAAATCACCTTGCCCGCAAAGACACACAAGCCCCGCGCACACACGGCAGTATCTGCAAACTCCCCGCGCACACGGCAGTATCTGCAAACGGCCCACCAATACGGCTGTATCTGCAAACGGCCCACCAATACGGCTGTATCTGCAAACGCTCCGCGAACACGTCAGTATCTGCAAACGCTCCGCGCACCCGGCAGGATCTTTAAACGCCCCGCGCACACGGCAGGATCTGCAAACGCCCCGCGCACACGGCAGGATCTGCAAACGGCAGCATCTGCGCAGCACAGCCGGCTGCGTTTGCCTTAGGTAAGTTCGGGAGTCCCTTCGtctgatttcactcatttaaAGGGTCATTTCTGGTGCCCGCAAAACGCTCTGTGCCTGATTAAGCTTCACACAGTGAGATATTCAACTGGATTAAACTTTGACAGGGTCTGTACGAGTCCCGTAAGGAATCAGATTTACTATGTCTGATCtggtttaacactgaacattacGCTGCTCACAAAGAACAGCAGTTGAATAACTTATGACGTGAGCAAAGGAAAGTCAGTCAATTATGAAATATCAGAGTTTGAATTTACCATATATTCAGGTTATAAgtgattacattattttattacagaagTATGTGTTTATAAGGTGGGGAACAGCAGACAGACTTAGAAGCTGTCCTACAGGTGTGGATCTGTGGTGGATCCAGGGGTCCTACCGGCTcgttttatccagagcgaacCAGGGAATCATCTCACCTCAGCTTTTACACCTTCGCCTCGAGAACCCAGGTAACGTTCCGATTCGCTTTCAGTGCGAATCTCAGATTAACAATGTGAGACggagttttttttacagaggaCAGCGAACTAACGTCAGCAAtactaaaacaataaacagtTTCAATGGAGTAAATCAATAACTTATTCACTGACACTGAATACCTCTGAATAGTGTACACTATTTGCACACAATGGAAGAAAGAATGTGAATGAACGAATTAGAACgaatatatgcatttgtgtgtatgtgagtgcgagaaagagagaatgtgcgtgtctgtgtgcagtttttttttctctccaggcAAATATTAAAACTGATCAGAAAATCTGTCTCACAATGAAAAAGCTCCTTCCAGGAGCAAAGATGtaacaatgtattttataaaaaaactgGATATAAATTAAACTTAACGTAACACATACTTTGACATTGTATACGtcttatattttaatgtactatataaatattttattacagatctatttgtgtatgtttatattgCAACATCCATATCTTGCATTGTGAACAAGCCGGAATAATGGACGTATGATAAAATGTTTCTGATTCAAGGACGGTCTCGCGATTaacaaatgtaggctattttgtATTGCTGACGTACGTAGGCCTAACTAGTACTGGCTGCTCCGATATAGCTAAACAAACCTAAATACTGGCTATAGCCTACACTATTCTGCACGCCACAGTTTTAGGACTACACTCATTTTATAGACCTGCCAGCAAGAAGAAATTTGATCCAGAGGGGGACACGTTATACCGAAAAAGTGCAAAATTATTTACAGAAGTACCCCGCAGGCTTACAATTCACAGCTATAAACTATAGCATAATTTACATATGTATTACTGCAATGTTATGGCCTTTTGGGAAAGCATGGGTGCAGCAAAGGCCTATATCGGGAGTGAACAATATCGCACATACAAGTAAGGCGCGCGTTATTCCGCCACATTGCAATCGCGATATAAAAGCGAAAGCCGCGGAATTCCCACGCGCCCCTCAGAACCGGTTCTTTTTTCTCCCCGTTAGATTGCCGCGCGGAAGCATGGATGGAAGCTGCAGCGACAGTGAGTACTGGGACCAGCTCGTGCGAATGTGCCTGTCCTGCGAGAGGAGCTGCGAGCACAGTCAAGGTAGATGCGTCGAATTCTGTGGTGAGTTTCTCttccctctttaaaaaaagataaaaacagagACGTTACAACAGAGACCATCTGGGGCGACACTATACCTGCAAGACCCTTTCCCGTTTATTTCTCAGCCAAGACTGCACTACAATGTCCGCCAGAGGACAGTGACGAGCCAAGACAGTTTATTTAATCCCCCACCGGGGGGAAATGGCTCTAACGGTAAAGAGGTGTCGCGACTAATAACATGAATTTCTATTTGAGTCAACGATCGCGGTTGTGACTTATTTGCAAACTACCTGTTACGTTTCTTTGGAAAGTAGTGAAAACGCCTGAcgtaatatttcatattcaattattgttttgaataatcgttttattattattaacgaAAGCCGGAGAAATTACCTGACACAATGTACACCGATAATGCCGTAAAgctatacatatataatataagcCAGGTATCGCCTGGAAAAAAGcgtttaagtgtttttttttttttttcagaagcagGAAGAattcaaaacaataattttgCGATTGGTCTCGTGCCACAAGGCAAAAGCACAGCAGTAGGCTACGACACAAGCAGGATGTTAGCAGCGGTAGTCAAACTGAATTTGCTCAACACTACAAATTAACCGTAAAAGAACTCCCACTCCAGAATAGGCTTTCGGAGAACGCCGTCATAGAGATCAGACGGGTGTTAGTTTTGAAAGTTAAATTCCTATAACCTATTCTCACTAATTAATTGAACCGTTTGTCTCAACATTACAGcgcacattttactgtatatcagAGGATTAATTGCGATCTCTGGCTGCTTGACAGGTGTTAGCCAAAATAACAGAACCAGGACGTGCGGTGGTGACCATTTTGCTGAAGAAAATGCCCTTTTTTGTGTTCGTGATGTTAGCAGCTGCGGCTTCTTCTGACGCGTTCTATCGTCTGCGCGGTTCCTCGCGGTTCCGTCTCTGCTCTCTTCCTCGACAGCGTCGCTCCATTGCCGAGCCAGCCCGGGGAACTTCTACGACCCGCTGCTGAAACAGTGCATGCAGTGCGCGGAGCTGTGCGGGAGCCACCCCGTCGAATGTGCGCAGGCCTGCAAGGGTGAGTGCCGGCCGGCTGCCGCTCGGATTGCGCGTCCGGCCCGGGCGCTACCAGCCAAATCACcggtcaccaaaaaaaaaaaaaaaaaaacagcacaaaatgtTCGCAAAACTGACAAAGAGACAGTAGGGCAGCACTGgaaaagttattatttttatttcactttttgtaACTACTGACTTCACTTatagagccttttaaaaaatgtttgactACGGTGGTATAATCTATAAAATGGCATCAAAGGGCAGCCTTAGCAAGCTCGACACACTCCACCACTCAGCAATCCGTTTTGCCACATGCGCACCCTTCACCACTCACCACTGTGATCTCTACAAACTGGTGGATTGGCCCTCCCTTCATACCAGGCGGATACAACATTGGCTGCAATTAGTTTATAAAACACTCCTGGGAAAGACACCCTGCTACCTCTCAAACCTGCACATTTCCGACAGCAATTACCGCTTAAGATCCAGTGATTTCATTATGCACATCATTCCAAAAGTCTGTACTGTGTTTGGCCGTAATTCCTTTCAGTTTGCCGCTGCAAACGATTGGAACACACtacaaaacacactcaaactcacagctcTCACATCTCTCAACATGTTCAAACAAAATCTGCAACAGGTCATAGTTGACTGCTGCACCTGCTGACCAGccctctcttcactctctctcccgttACAACTGTACAAAGTCCAGTAACTCACCTTCTCTTGCAcatagtgtttatttattggtttattgattttatttattgacttttgatttattttatttacctatGCCGTCTTTTGCCGTTTCTTATGTACTGTCGtgtcatactgtatgttgtactgtactgtatctgtactGTATGCGTCGTTTTGTGctgactgtgtttttttacctattttctgttgctgacacctcttggccaggtcatcattgtaaatgagaattggttctcaactgattttacctggttaaataaaggtcaaaaaaaaaaaaaaaaaaaaaaaaaaatatatatatatatatatatatatatatatattttttttttttttttttaccacaggtGCAACTACAAAAACGGTGCCTTAAAGCTCGTGACTTTGACACTTGGATCTGGCTCTGTAGGCTAAAAGAGGAGTAATGTACTCACATCTACGCAATGGGTAGTTCAGTGATAGCACAGTACACTTGAGCTGTCAGGATTaggacagaacagaacagcGGTGTTCACGTTTATGCTCAGAGAGATGTAGGGTCGGCTTGCTTCTGTTTTAAAATCAGCGACCAGTCCAGACACACagaaccaggtgaggtgagtttccGAGTCACagcgaaaaccagcagaccctccAAGGTCAAGAGAGCACacctctgtgactgtgtcaaaaaaataaaaatgccagcATGCCACGAAATAAAAAGGCAGGTTTTCACAGGTCGTTCCTTTACCAACACAGCTCAACCAACCGCCCGGAGTCTGACTCGGCTTCCGGAGGACAGAGCTGCACTTACGCCgtccaccaccagggggagctccTTCCCGAGAGGGGAGCACCACACGGTCATCATCTACTCCCTCTTGGGCCTGTGTCTGGCCGCGCTCTTCTGCACCCTGTCCGTGGCCCTGGTGGCGCTGCTGTGCAGATCGAGGGGCcggggggccaggggggccCGCAGGGCGGGGCCCCAGGAGGAGCAGGAAACCAGCGACGACGCCCTTCACCCTTCTTCCAAAGGTGAGGACGTGGCCTTTCCCGCTGACTCTGGCCAATCCTCCGCTACGATCCGTCACCAACGACAGCACGGCCTGGTACATGCCCTATGCTAGGAACGCGCGCGATGAccaacacgggggggggggggggggggggggtgggtggttagggttagggttagggcgggggggggggcgcgtctcTCGCCTTCCTTCCCAGCGAAACGAACAGCCTACAGACAAAGAAGGAATCGTTTCCCCTCCAAGGTTCCTCGCTCCAACCAGGATAGGCCTAAGCTGCCACCTGGTGGAGTAGCAGTGCCGGGAGACGGCTGCattgtataatgggtaaggagctgggcttgtaacctgaaggtcacgggTCTGATTTCCAGgcagcacactgccattgtaccctttgagcaaggtacttgacctgcattgctccagtatatatccagctgtataagcgGATGCTattaagttgctctggacaagagctgctaaatgcctgtaaagtaatATAGCCTCAGACTAAAAGAAGCTGGTAAACACATGTATGGCGTGTGAACAGAGCTGGAGTATGTCCCGgatgtgcatttgcatttcGCGGGTAGAGTATGTACCCAGCGTCAGGCTGAAGACTGGAGGCGCTGTTGCTGGTTGGTGCCGGATCCGTAGCCTTCACTGGTCCCTGTTTGTAACTCAGCGCAAAACTGAGAACATAAATCATCCTATTGCTTAATTAACTTCCCTCACCACGGTGTCTTGACTCTGAACTGGTGGCTGATTTTGAGaataaaacaagaaccaaaaacACCTTGTGACTCACCGTGGAGCAGAATGAAATATTGTTCCTTAGAAATGGAGTCACTGGATCAGCTGGTCTAAAGCTCGGCATGTTAAAACCACACCGCCAGTATCACCACAGACTAACCACACCGCCAATATCACCACAGACTAACCACACCACCAATATCACCACAGACTAACAACACCGCCAATATCACCACAGACTAACCACACCGCCAATATCACCACAGACTAACCACACCACCAATATCACCACAGATTAACCACACCACCAATATCACCACAGACTAACCACACCACCAATATCACCACAGACTAACCACACCGCCAATATCACCACAGACTAACCACACTGCCAATATCACCACAGACTAACCACACCGCCAATATCACCACAGATTAACCACACCACCAATATCACCACAGACTAACCACACCGCCAATATCACCACAGACTAACCACACCGCCAATATGGGGTTTTCCAAACACCAGAAAGTCACTGCAATACAACAGAGCCTCAGGAAGTTCAGcaaaaacaggagagagaggagcgtgaGAGTTGACTATCTTGCTTAGTCTATGGTAGTGTCTTTGACtacactgcagtgtctgcagatttatCTTTGTAATTTGATGTTCTCTAAATGCTGCCGATGAGTCTAGGGGGCGTATAAAATTTGGTGGCCACTGCTCATTGGTCCACACCGGTCCCCGTGTCTGTCTTTGTGCAGATCGGCTGATGGACGCGGTGGTTGGTGGGCGGGGTCATGAGGAGAAGAAGGCGTGGCCTACGGTGGTTGGTGGACGGGGTCACGAAGAGAAGAAGGCGTGGCCTACAGAGACGTGCGTTCACTGCTTCCCCGAGCTCCGGGTGCAGCAGCGGGTCGAGGACAAGCTGCCGCCACCCAACGTCTACCAACAGGCCACGGGCATGGCGCCCCCCTCTGAAGCCTCCACGCTACTGTACCAGGACGGCGTCGCCGTAGCGACGAACCGCCACGCCTCACTGCACGGCCCCGGAGGGAAGGACGGCGCCCTGAGGATCATCTGCTCTCCAACACAGAGCGGCTGAGAGGAGACAGCGCCCCCTAGTGGCACCAGGACTGCACCACCATCCACATCAGGCTAGATTTcaagtcacaaaaaaaaaagacgtatGAAGTCACAATATTGGGGGTCGCCTTAGGGGAGAACACGTTTAAATGGGATGGTAGTTTGGGGGGATGAAGCTGCTTGGTTTAGTGGATGGTTGTTGATACATGTACTGTTATgaccttatttaaaatgtgagacTATGTTGTTACAGGAAATGGGACAAAGATATCGAGTTCAGAAATTGTTTCACCTTACTGaccatatgagtgtgtgtttgtgtgagtgtgtgtctgtttcacaaTACAAGGacgttatgagtgtgtgtatgtatgtctgtgaatATGTGGGAcattatgagtgtgtgtatgtatgtctgtgaatATGTGGGACgttatgagtgtgtgattgggtgtgtgtgtatgtgtttgtgaatatgtgcgtgtgtatgtgtgtgtgtgcgtgtgtgtggttctgtgcgtgtggttgtgtgtgcatgtgagtgttagtgtgcgtttgtgtgtgcgtgtgtgtctgtgtgtgtatgagtatgtgtgcacatgtgtgtctgtgtatgtgagtgtgtgtctgtttgtgtttgtgtgtgtgcgtgcgtgcgtacgtgagtgcgtgagtgtgtgtgtgtgaatgtgagtgtgtgtgtgtgtgtgtgtgtgcatgcatgtgtttggcAGGCTTCAGTGTAGGAAAAACAGAGTAATCATCATGGGTGAGGAGGGAGTGTTTGCTCCCCTCTGAGCTTCCTGAGCTGTTTCAGCAGGCTTGCATCAGCACAGCAACGACGGCATCCAGCAACCAATCCACACGCAGCTCGCAGTCATCAAACAGCCAGCAACCAATCCACAGGCAGCTCGCAGTCACCAAACACCCAGCAGCCAATCCACACGCAGCTCGCAGTCACCAAACACCCAGCAACCAATCCACACTCAGACTACAGCTGCAAAACCGTTAGACTGAGTCGATTTGGttcaaatgcattgtgggtacctCCTGACCTCACAATGGGCTATGaaccctgtgcacacacagcattcacctCAGCCTCTGTAAATCTGGAGTCCTGATTTTAGCCGTTAGCAATGCTAAATTCATGTGTACgccatggctgtgtgtgtctgactacgagtgtgtgtgcatgagcttctgtgggagtctgtgtgtatgagtgtgtgtgagaaagattgtgggagtctgtgtgtttcagtgtgtgtgcaagagctcatgtgcgagtgtgtgtgtttgagtgtgtgtgagaaggcttgtgcgagtctgtgtgtatgtgtgtgagagaaagcttgtgtgagtctgtgtgtatgagtgtgtgtgagaaaccttgtgtgagtctgtgtgtatgagtgtgtgtgagaaagcttgtgtgagtctgtgtgtatgagtgtgtgtgcaagagctcatgtgcgagtctgtgtgtttgagtgtgtgtgagaaggcttgtgtgagtttgcgtgtgtttgtgcatgtgtgtgagaaggCTTGTGTGAGTTTGctcgtatgagtgtgtgtgagaaagcttgtgtgagtttgcgtgtgtttgtgtgtgtgtgagaaggcttgtgtgagtttgcatgtatgagtgtgtgtgatgttgatACTGGAGAACATGTTATGTGGCATCGACAAACACGGTTCATTTAAGGAGCCTTGTGTTTATGAATGGGAGGACTTCCCTTCACGTGATGAAGGTTCAGAGACTTTGAAAActgttaaaatggctgccactgtCTGTCCACGGGCAGAGGTGATCATCAAGACTTTATTTCCCTGTTTATTTGTACATACATCCCATGTTATTTAGTTTGTTTATGAATTAGTTGGTTTTGAGGAATTGGCAAAGTTGTTTGTTCCTCTGGTGtaagaaaattaaacaaaaaaaaaagaacaattaaaGATTGGTTTCCCAGACATGGACTaggccttcttttttttcaatggagATCTTCACTGAATTGTTCTTTGAGTCTAGGACTAGGATCGTCATTTTTGAAACCAGCGTGCGCTCTCGTCCGAAGCGCGCGATGCCAGccgctgtttgttttgtgaatggGTCCCGCGCAGACGAGTGCGAGGAAGGCTCTTTCGTACGCCGCGTGCCAGGTGAGCTCGCAGACAGGTGCCCGATCAGCCAGCAGGGGACCAGACGGACAAAGAGGCGCTGCCATCCTTAGCTGTCTGCAAAACCCATCCAGACACAATGCTCTACACCAgcggtctccaaccctggtcctggggagctacagggtctgctggttttcacagtgactctgcactttATGAATCAATTATATGGTAAATGgcctgcatttatatagcgctttataattgatgcctctcattcacccattcacccattcacactcacacaccaacggtgaaaggctgccatgcaaggtaccaatcagctcgttgggagcagttaggggttaggtgtcttgctcagggacacttcaacacgcccagggcagaggatcgaaccggcaaacctccgactgccagacaaccgctcttacctcctgtgCTATGTCGCCCCCAATTAGAGCAGTAAGCACTGAGCCGAACAGGAAGCCACAACGTAAGCACTGTGCCTAACAGGAAGCCACAACGTAAGCACTATGCCAAACAGGAAGCCACAACCTAAGCACTGTGCCAAACAGGAAGCCACAACGTAAGCACTGTGCCTAACAGGAAGCCACAACCTAAGCACTGTGCCAAACAGGAAGCCACCACGTAAGCACTGTGCCTAACAGGAAGCCACAACCTAAGCACTGTGCCAAACAGGAAGCCACAACCTAAGCACTCTGCCTAACAGGAAGCCACAACCTAAGCACTGTGCCAAACAGGAAGCCACAACCTAAGCACTCTGCCTAACAGGAAGCCACAACCTAAGCACTGAGCCGAACAGGAAGCCACAACGTAAGCACTGTGCCGAACAGGAAGTCACAACGTAAGCACTGAGCCGAACAGGAAGTCACAACGTAAGCACTGAGCCGAACAGGAAGTCACAACGTAAGCACTGAGTCGAACAGGAAGTCACAACGTAAGCACTGTGCCGAACAGGAAGCCACAAcatcttaccccccccccccctccccggggtgCTGCGAATCCAGCAACCCCACTCCCGACGGAACAGGGAGCTTCATTTGGGTAGAGTTACAATGAGCTGCCAATTAccgatttgaaccaatcaaaaggctCCCGCCCCACGGAAAACCCAATTGGCCCAAACTTCATACAACGGCACGTTGCTCACATTACGAGTTAAGAATAtgactaaataaaaaatctcaagattttgtattaatatgattaatatacaaaataatcaTGATAACAAGATCAACAAGTTTTCTTAAGCGtctcaaaatgaatgcatttgaagTTTGTCTAAATATATTGTCTACTGAGTCTTTGGCCCATATAACTAACAGGTATTTTTCTATAATTAAGCAATATTGAGACGCATTTTCAAAGGTGAGGGCACTCGCATGCTAATGATAATTACTTTCATTCATAGCAGTGCTTTTACGCTTTTGTGTCGTGACATGCCCAACAACAAGCAATTATGggtgacaaaaaaatataaaaggggggggggggggatggggagggggaaacACAAAGCTAATTGATTGCAATTCTTGAACAAGGTGACAGAATCCATCGACACTGGTTAAATTATCAGTACGGCTAATCAAGTCTTTTCAAAGCAGGAAGCACGGGTTAGCACGTTAGCCATCACGCCCACAGCAGCTTCTCAGTAAAGCTCGAAGCGCACGCTCCTAATTTCGTACCGCGGCAGAGACTGCGCCGGTGACGTTCAGTATAATCGTCACATCGCCAGCGAAGCCGTCCCACAAACCTGATCACAGTCCGTGCGAGAAAccgcctctctctccagtgtgtgACCGAGAGAaaccgcctccctctccagcgtgactgagagaaaccgcctccctctccagtgtgtGACCGAGAGAaaccgcctccctctccagcgtgactgagagaaaccacctccctctccagtgtgtga
Protein-coding sequences here:
- the LOC118219938 gene encoding tumor necrosis factor receptor superfamily member 13B; the encoded protein is MDGSCSDSEYWDQLVRMCLSCERSCEHSQGRCVEFCASLHCRASPGNFYDPLLKQCMQCAELCGSHPVECAQACKAQPTARSLTRLPEDRAALTPSTTRGSSFPRGEHHTVIIYSLLGLCLAALFCTLSVALVALLCRSRGRGARGARRAGPQEEQETSDDALHPSSKDRLMDAVVGGRGHEEKKAWPTVVGGRGHEEKKAWPTETCVHCFPELRVQQRVEDKLPPPNVYQQATGMAPPSEASTLLYQDGVAVATNRHASLHGPGGKDGALRIICSPTQSG